The Chiroxiphia lanceolata isolate bChiLan1 chromosome 12, bChiLan1.pri, whole genome shotgun sequence genome window below encodes:
- the LOC116792669 gene encoding uncharacterized protein LOC116792669 isoform X1: MVGAQDPSHGGSLRFFPWQKPKIRLMVGARDPSYSGSPGPFPMVGAQDSSHGESLGSFPWWESRIHPTVGARDPFPWWEHRVLPTVGSRDSSHSGIPGSLPWCQWPWHGRAGSGTARIWQEQPVSVPGLQPGKGAAPRAPISFKITKSQAGVPTWGGIFAPFCSFHLCQEGFSLLSAGTLPGPQEGEGCPWDDPGKDVMVLPQGWILWDGSQGWTLWDGSQGWTLWDGFQGWTLWDGFQGLDTVGWAPGVSVGSARCTIPGWMDLTCSTGKDTKQCWISLYIPIFPGSKLLSCLAPPGQGCPRAPGVSRCPRRVPRAVSARCYLCYHGIVLE; this comes from the exons ATGGTGGGAGCCCAGGATCCATCCCACGGTGGGAGCCTGCGATTCTTCCCATGGCAGAAGCCCAAAATCCGTCTGATGGTGGGAGCCCGGGATCCATCCTACAGTGGGAGCCCAGGACCTTTTCCCATGGTGGGAGCTCAGGACTCTTCCCATGGCGAGAGCCTGGGATCCTTCCCATGGTGGGAATCCAGGATCCATCCCACTGTGGGAGCCAGGGACCCTTTCCCATGGTGGGAGCACAGGGTCCTTCCCACAGTGGGATCCCGGGACTCTTCCCACAGTGGGATTCCGGGATCCCTCCCGTGGTGCCAGTGGCCATGGCATGGCCGGGcaggctctggcacagccaggatttggcaggagcagcctgtgagtgtcccagggctgcagcctgggaagggAGCAGCTCCACGTGCCCCAATAtcctttaaaataacaaaaagccAGGCTGGGGTTCCCACCTGGGGAGGGatttttgctcctttttgcTCCTTCCACCTCTGCCAAGAGGGATTTTCCCTCCTGTCTGCTGGGACACTGCCAGGGCCACAGGAGGGGGAAGGATGTCCCTGGGATGACCCTGGGAAGGATGTCATGGTGCTG CCCCAAGGATGGATTCTGTGGGATGGATCCCAAGGATGGACCCTGTGGGATGGATCCCAAGGATGGACCCTGTGGGATGGATTCCAAGGATGGACCCTGTGGGATGGATTCCAAGG GCTGGACACTGTGGGATGGGCCCCGGGGGTGTCGGTGGGTTCAGCACGTTGTACAATCCCAGGCTGGATGGATTTGACCTGTAGCACAGGGAAGGACACCAAACAGTGCTGGATTTCCTTATACATCCCTATTTTCCCTGGCTCcaagctgctgagctgcctggcACCCCCCGGGCAGGGCTGTCCCCGTGCCCCCGGCGTGTCCCGCTGCCCCCGTCGCGTCCCACGTGCTGTCAGTGCCCGTTGTTATTTATGCTACCACGGAATAGTGCTGGAATAA
- the LOC116792669 gene encoding uncharacterized protein LOC116792669 isoform X2 yields the protein MVGAQDPSHGGSLRFFPWQKPKIRLMVGARDPSYSGSPGPFPMVGAQDSSHGESLGSFPWWESRIHPTVGARDPFPWWEHRVLPTVGSRDSSHSGIPGSLPWCQWPWHGRAGSGTARIWQEQPVSVPGLQPGKGAAPRAPISFKITKSQAGVPTWGGIFAPFCSFHLCQEGFSLLSAGTLPGPQEGEGCPWDDPGKDVMVLPKGWTPRMDSVGWIPRMDPVGWIPRMDTVGWAPGVSVGSARCTIPGWMDLTCSTGKDTKQCWISLYIPIFPGSKLLSCLAPPGQGCPRAPGVSRCPRRVPRAVSARCYLCYHGIVLE from the exons ATGGTGGGAGCCCAGGATCCATCCCACGGTGGGAGCCTGCGATTCTTCCCATGGCAGAAGCCCAAAATCCGTCTGATGGTGGGAGCCCGGGATCCATCCTACAGTGGGAGCCCAGGACCTTTTCCCATGGTGGGAGCTCAGGACTCTTCCCATGGCGAGAGCCTGGGATCCTTCCCATGGTGGGAATCCAGGATCCATCCCACTGTGGGAGCCAGGGACCCTTTCCCATGGTGGGAGCACAGGGTCCTTCCCACAGTGGGATCCCGGGACTCTTCCCACAGTGGGATTCCGGGATCCCTCCCGTGGTGCCAGTGGCCATGGCATGGCCGGGcaggctctggcacagccaggatttggcaggagcagcctgtgagtgtcccagggctgcagcctgggaagggAGCAGCTCCACGTGCCCCAATAtcctttaaaataacaaaaagccAGGCTGGGGTTCCCACCTGGGGAGGGatttttgctcctttttgcTCCTTCCACCTCTGCCAAGAGGGATTTTCCCTCCTGTCTGCTGGGACACTGCCAGGGCCACAGGAGGGGGAAGGATGTCCCTGGGATGACCCTGGGAAGGATGTCATGGTGCTG CCCAAGGGATGGACCCCAAGGATGGATTCTGTGGGATGGATCCCAAGGATGGACCCTGTGGGATGGATCCCAAGGA TGGACACTGTGGGATGGGCCCCGGGGGTGTCGGTGGGTTCAGCACGTTGTACAATCCCAGGCTGGATGGATTTGACCTGTAGCACAGGGAAGGACACCAAACAGTGCTGGATTTCCTTATACATCCCTATTTTCCCTGGCTCcaagctgctgagctgcctggcACCCCCCGGGCAGGGCTGTCCCCGTGCCCCCGGCGTGTCCCGCTGCCCCCGTCGCGTCCCACGTGCTGTCAGTGCCCGTTGTTATTTATGCTACCACGGAATAGTGCTGGAATAA